The Heterodontus francisci isolate sHetFra1 chromosome 43, sHetFra1.hap1, whole genome shotgun sequence genome window below encodes:
- the LOC137355638 gene encoding CD209 antigen-like protein C, whose amino-acid sequence MTDVKSVTGMSEETSSSLTELGTKISQLPQNLPHFQCPAQWIWFRQNCYYFSPNKKNWTDAQKSCALMDANLVVINSAVEQAFIGTLIAKRSWIGLSDSISEGDWRWVDGTDYTSSVKLWNQGEPNNSNNEDCAEELGSGKWNDMPCGNQLHWICEKSAQ is encoded by the exons ATGACGGATGTCAAGTCAG TTACAGGAATGTCTGAGGAGACAAGTAGCTCACTCACTGAACTCGGGACTAAAATTTCACAACTTCCGCAGA ATCTGCCTCATTTCCAGTGTCCTGCCCAATGGATATGGTTCCGGCAAAACTGTTATTACTTTTCACCAAACAAAAAAAACTGGACAGATGCCCAGAAATCCTGTGCATTAATGGACGCCAATctggttgtcatcaacagtgctgtggAACAG GCATTTATTGGAACATTGATTGCAAAACGTTCCTGGATTGGCCTCAGTGATTCGATCTCTGAAGGTGACTGGCGCTGGGTGGATGGAACAGATTATACTTCCTCTGTAAA actttggaatcagggGGAGCCCAATAATTCCAACAATGAAGACTGTGCAGAGGAGCTCGGTTCTGGAAAGTGGAATGATATGCCGTGTGGTAATCAGCTACACTGGATCTGTGAAAAGTCAGCACAATGA